GGTGCACGATGCCGGTGCCCGGGGGGACGACCTTGAAGTCGTCGAACGCGCCCTGGCCCCAGCGGAGGAACTGGTAGCGCTCGCCGTTGCGCTGGTACTCGAGCTCCACGTTGCGTTCGAAGGCGTCGGCGGTACCGAACACGTCGAGGATCACCGAGTGGTCGATGACCATCTCGGCGGGGGACAGCGGGTTGACCTTGTTCGGGTCGCCGCCGAGAGCGGCGACGGCCTCACGCATGGTGGCCAGGTCGACGACACAGGGTACACCGGTGAAGTCCTGCATGAGGACACGCGCGGGGGTGAACTGGATCTCGATGCTCGGGTCAGCCGACGGATCCCAGTTCGCGAGCGCGTTGACGTGCTCGCTGGTGATGTTTGCGCCGTCCTCGGTGCGCAGGAGGTTCTCGGCGAGGACCTTCAGCGCGTAGGGCAGCTTCTCGGTGCCGGGCACGGCGGAGAGGCGGAAGATCTCGTAGGAGTTCTCACCGACCTCGAGGGTCCCGCGGGCGCCGAACGAATTGATACTCACGTGTGCTCCACTCTCGTTCTCAGCTGGCCGTCGACGGGCTGCGTCGACGGAAGTTTGCGAAGTCGCGACGTGCGGACGGGCCGGCCCGCGTCGCCACACGTCCATCCTAGCAGTACAGCCGTACTGGTTCGTGCAGAACGGTGGACTCGACGCGCCGAATTCACCTGAGCGTCGGACGAGGGGGAGTCCTGCCGTATTCTTCGAGCCGATATCGCTCACGCCACGAGAGGACGCAAGACCATGAGCCCGGAACCGGTCGTGTTCACCGTAGCGTCCCCCGACCCCGTCGGCGGGCGCCTCCCGGACAAGTGGTCGAATCTCGACATGGCGACGATCGTCAGACAGTTGAAGGCCACCGGGGTGTCCGCACCGGACGATCAGACCGCCGAGCTGACCGCACTCGTGAAAGAGGCGAAGGCGGACGGACATGATCTCTTCGTTCTCGTGACAGACCAGAACTTCTCGCCGTTCACGGTCTACCGCGACATCGCCCATGAGCTGCAGGAGACCACCGGTGGCACCGTTCTGGTATTCGGTCCCGGCGGGATGGGCACCGCGTCCACCGACTTCTCGCGCGTGGAGCTCGAGGACGGGACATCCGAGGTCCACACCGGTGCGAGTGCACCTCAGGCAGCACGGGAGATCTACGAGAAGGCGACTGATCCGAACGTCAACTGGACTCTGGTGACCATCGCGCTGATCGTTGTCGTGGTGATCGGTGCCGTGATCGCCCGTGTGCGTGGGCGTGGCGCCGGCAGCGACGACGGTGCCGCGTCGGCGCCAGTGGCCGAGGCTTCAGAAGCGGACAACGGGTCGACCACCGAGCGTTGATCTGTCCGACTTGACCCATCTGTTCGGCTGACAAGCGACTGTCAGGTCCGTTACTCAACTGTGACGCCATCGTGTGTTGCCGTCTTTCGTGCTGCTCATTCGCATTTCCGCAGGTAATCACGCGTTTGTAATTCCGTGACACCAGTTTCCCGCGAGACTCCTGTGACGTACGGTGCAGGAGACACTTATGGTGTGCGGGGGACGGATGTTGAGGGAGATCACGGTACATGCGAGCTGACACGAGCACGCGATGGACGGCGCGCGGCTTCACGGTGGGCGCTCTGGCACTGACGGGTCTACTCGTCGCCGGTCCGGCCATCGCCGAACCCAACAAGTCGAACCCCGTCGCATCATTGATCAACGAGATCGCCGACGTCGACCAGACGTTGTCCGACCTCGCAGGCGCCGTCGCGGTCAAGCAGGAGAACGTCAACCGTTCGCTGGTCGACTTCCAGAACGCGGTGGCGGCACAGCAGGTCGCAGTCTCCGCCAATCGCGGCGCGAAGGCCTCACTCACCAAGGTGAGCTCACTCGTCGAAGAAGCCCAGCGCGATTTCGACAAGTTCATCCGCTCGGTGTACCGCCAGGGCAACAACGAAGGCGCGATGACGAAGTACGTCGCGTCTGACGACCCGCAGAAGATCCTCGATCAGATGACCGCCGTCGATCAGGTGACCCGCCAGCAGCAGGGTGTGATCCGACGACTGCAGGTTGCGCGCAATCAACAGGCGAACCGCGTCGCGGCGACCGAGGCGACGAAGATGCAGGCCGATGCTGCCGCTCAGGATGCATCGGCGCGGCGCGCGTCGGCCGTCGACGCGTACAAGGCGGCCACCGCCGCCGTGAAGGATCAGCAGACCAGGCGATCCACTCTGCTGAACCAACGCGACGAGCTCGCGACGCGACTCGCGAAGCTCAAGGGCGTCCCGAAGCGCAGCGTTGATGCGCCGACCTCCGGCGCGACGCTGCCGAACATCATCGCCGACGGTGTCGACAAGGCGATCAAGACAGTCCCCGGCAAGCCGGTCGCCGGTGATGACGCTCTCGCACAGGCCGCAACGGCCGCGGCGAAGCTGGCGGCCGACACGGGCCAGGCGCTGCTCGCCAGCCTGATCGGGCAGCAGCAGATCCCGCATTCGAAACTGCTCGACGAACTCGGCATCGGCGGAACCAGCCCGTTCGGCGAGGGTGACAACAACACGTTCACCCGACTGGGCAACGGCTCATTGGGCAGTCTGTTCAGCGGCAACGGAGCAACACCGGGCGCCCCGGGTCCGGTCAATCCCGGACTCAAGGGCGCGCCGGCCATCGAACTGGTCATCAACCGCATGAAGTCGCAGCTCGGCGTCACGTACGCCTGGGGCGGCGGCGATGCCAACGGCCCGACGCTCGGCATCCGTGACGGCGGTGTGGCCGACAGTTACGGCGACTACCAGAAGGTCGGCTTCGACTGCTCGGGTCTGATGATCTACGGATTCGCCGGTGTCGGGATCGACCTTCCGCACTACACGGGCTACCAGTACACCTCCGGTCCGCAGGTGCCGCTGTCGGAGATGCGCCGGGGCGACATGATCTTCTTCGGACCGAACGCGAGCGCGCACGTCGCACTCATCCTGGGCGACGGCACGATGATCGAGGCTCCGCAATCGGGTGACGTCGTCAAGATCTCCCCGGTCCGGACCGACGGTGCCATGCCGATGGTCGTCCGTCTCCTCTGACGC
This genomic window from Gordonia sp. PDNC005 contains:
- a CDS encoding DUF6676 family protein, with the protein product MSPEPVVFTVASPDPVGGRLPDKWSNLDMATIVRQLKATGVSAPDDQTAELTALVKEAKADGHDLFVLVTDQNFSPFTVYRDIAHELQETTGGTVLVFGPGGMGTASTDFSRVELEDGTSEVHTGASAPQAAREIYEKATDPNVNWTLVTIALIVVVVIGAVIARVRGRGAGSDDGAASAPVAEASEADNGSTTER
- a CDS encoding NlpC/P60 family protein codes for the protein MRADTSTRWTARGFTVGALALTGLLVAGPAIAEPNKSNPVASLINEIADVDQTLSDLAGAVAVKQENVNRSLVDFQNAVAAQQVAVSANRGAKASLTKVSSLVEEAQRDFDKFIRSVYRQGNNEGAMTKYVASDDPQKILDQMTAVDQVTRQQQGVIRRLQVARNQQANRVAATEATKMQADAAAQDASARRASAVDAYKAATAAVKDQQTRRSTLLNQRDELATRLAKLKGVPKRSVDAPTSGATLPNIIADGVDKAIKTVPGKPVAGDDALAQAATAAAKLAADTGQALLASLIGQQQIPHSKLLDELGIGGTSPFGEGDNNTFTRLGNGSLGSLFSGNGATPGAPGPVNPGLKGAPAIELVINRMKSQLGVTYAWGGGDANGPTLGIRDGGVADSYGDYQKVGFDCSGLMIYGFAGVGIDLPHYTGYQYTSGPQVPLSEMRRGDMIFFGPNASAHVALILGDGTMIEAPQSGDVVKISPVRTDGAMPMVVRLL